The genome window GCTTACTGGATGCCCTTCACTGCCAACCGACAGTTTAAAGCGAATCCGCGAATATTGGTTGCGGCAAAAGATATGCACTTTACAACTGATGATAACCGCTCAATTTTAGATGGTACTGCGGGGCTGTGGTGCGTGAATGCAGGACACGCCCGCGAGACAATTGCCGAAGCAGTTAAACAGCAGGTTTTGCGTTTGGATTACTCCCCAGCTTTTCAGATGGGACATCCGGGGGCTTTTGAATTGGCGGAACGTTTGGTAAAGATGATTCCGGGCAATTTCGATCGCGTTTTCTTTACTAATTCGGGTTCGGAATCTGTAGAAACAGCGTTAAAAATTGCGATTGCTTATCACCGGGTGAAAGGTGAAGGAACTCGCCAAAGATTGATCGGCAGGGAACGCGGCTATCACGGCGTTGGTTTTGGAGGAATTTCTGTCGGCGGTATCGGTACAAACCGCAAGTTTTTTGGCAGTTTGCTCGCGGGAGTCGATCATTTGCCTCACACTCACAGTCTCGAACACAATGCTTTCAGCCGCAAACAACCGGAATGGGGAGCGCATTTGGCGGATGAATTGGAGCGGATTGTCGCTTTGCACGATGCGTCTAATATTGCAGCGGTAATTGTCGAACCGGTGGCTGGTTCTACAGGGGTTTTGATTCCCCCGAAAGGTTATTTGGAGAGGCTGCGGGCGATTTGCGACAAATACGGAATTCTGCTGATTTTTGATGAGGTAATTACCGGATTCGGGCGACTCGGATCGAGTTTTGCTACGGAATATTTTGGGGTGGTTCCCGATATTGTGACGGCGGCGAAAGGGATAACTAACGGTACCGTGCCGATGGGGGCGGTGTTTGTGAAAGAAGGCATTTATGATGCTTTTATGAATGCTCCTGAAAATGCGATCGAGCTTTTTCACGGTTATACTTATTCTGGTCATCCTCTGGCTTGTGCGGCTGCTTTGGCGACGCTGGATATTTATGAGGAAGAAAGGCTGTTTGAACGGGCAGATAAGATGGCTGGTTACTGGGAAGATGCGGTGCATTCTTTGAAGGGCGTGCGGCACGTAATTGATGTTCGGAATCTGGGACTGGTGGCGGGTATTGAGTTGGAATCTATTGCTGGGAAGCCGGGGAAACGGGCTTTTGATTGTTTCTTGCAGTGCTATGAAAAAGGGTTGCTAATTCGCACGACTGGTGATATTATTGCTTTATCGCCGCCGCTGATTATTGAGAAAGAACATATCGATCGCATTGTGGAAATTTTGACAGGGGTTTTGCAGGAGATGGAGTAGGATTTAATGAACCGCGAAGGCGCGAATACCGCCAGGGACTGAAGTCCCTGTCTCATAGCGAAAGTCCTCTTAAGAGGACTGAACAAATCATCAGTCCTCTTAAGAGGACTTCAACTTTGAGGCGGGAGTTTAAACCCCTGCCGGATTGTGGGAAGGTCGGTTAATTTGACTCTCTTTTATTGCTTCGCGCTCTTTGCGTCCTCGCGGTTCGTTCAAATAATTAAAAAGCGCTATAATAATTGACAAGTAACGACGAATGACGAATAACTATGGTACTGTTAACTGCAAAAATCTCTGCTAACGAGTTAGCAAATTTGGCTGTAGATTTGATTCGGAAAACAGGTTGCGAGTACGGTGATGTGCGTTTTTGCAGTTATCGAAGGCAGAATCTTTACGCGCGCGATCGATCTTTAAGTCAACTGTCAGATAATGTAAGTTCCGGTTTTGGCGTGCGAGTGCTTCTCGACGGCGCTTGGGGGTTTGCCGCCAGTCACAGCAAAACGCCGGCAGAGGTTGCAAGAATAGTCGCTTTGGCTGTAGAAATCGCTAAAGGCAGCCGCTTGACTCAGAAGGAACCGGTGCGGTTGGTGCCTGTGGAAAAATATGTCGATACCTACATTACTCCCATCGCCATCGATCCTTTTTCTGTACCAGTTGCTGAGAAAGCCGAACTGCTGCTAACTATCAACGAGAAGCTGCTAGCACACGCCGCACAAGGCATCAAAAAAGCTGATTCTTTTTTGCAGTCCAGCCGCGAAGACAAGGTTTTTGCTTCTACAGAAGGCTCGCTAATCGAACAAACAATCTACCGCAGCTATGCTGGTTTTGACTGTACTGCAATTGCGGGCGGCGATGCCCAAAGTCGCAGTTACGAACGCCCGCCGCTGAATATCGGTTACGAACATATTAATCCCGATGATTTGTTGAGTCAAATCGAAAGAGTTGCCGCTGAAGCTATTGAGAAAGTGGCTGCTCCCAAACTCCCGGCTGGTATTTGCAAATCGCTGATTCTCAAACCGACAAATTTGTTCTTAACTATTCACGAATCTGTCGGACATCCAACTGAATTAGACCGGGTTTACGGCTACGAATCTAATTTTGCTGGCACGAGCTTTGCTACTACCGATCATTTAAATAAACTGCAATATGCTGCACCTTGGGTGAATTTTAAGTGCGATCGCACTCAGCCGGGCGGTCGCGGTACAATGGGTTACGATGATGAGGGCGTAAAATCACAAGAGTGGTACGTTGTCAAGGATGGAATTTTAGTTGATTATCTCACTGACAGAGAGACGGCTTATCGCCTCGGACGCGGTAGCAGCAACGGTTCTGCTTGCGCTGACAGTTGGTCGAGCGTGCCGATGGTGAGAATTCCCAATTTGGGATTGGAGCCGGGCCCGGATGGCGGCAGCCATACTGCTACTTTAGCGGAGATGATTGCGGATACGGAAGACGGGATTTTAATCGACGGTATGGGTAGTTATTCGATTGACCAGCAGCGGCGGAATTTTCAATTCGGCGGCGATGCTTTTTGGAAGGTGGAAAAAGGTAAAGTTGTCGGTATGTTGAAGGATGTAACTTATCAGGCGATGACTACTGATTTCTGGAATCAAATAGATGCGATAGGGCCGGCTTCGGAACGGGTGCAGTGCGGCACGAATATGTGCGGAAAAGGCGAGCCGATGCAGGTTGCTCAGATGACTCACGCTTGTGTGCCGGTGCGAGTGAGGGATATTCAAATTGGGGGAAATTCTTAATTAGATTGTAGGCTTTTAATGTGAAAATTCCAGCGGATGCTATCATACCCGAAGCAAAGTTGACGCGCTATTTACTTGTTCCCAAAGCACAAGATGACAAGTCAAAATTTCTCGCTCAAGGGGGTTTTAGTCAAGATAACCCAGAAGCTTTGTTAGCAGCCATCCAGTTTTTGATAGCGTCGGCTGAGGCTGTAGAAGATGGTGCTAATGAATTCGGAAAGTTCTTTCGCGCTGAAGGTGAGCTGCCAGGAGTTAACGGACGTAATTTAGCAGTTGTTACAATTTGGTTGCAGTGGCAAATTGACGGAAGTTTTCATTTTATTACTCTCAAACCGAAAAAGGAGTCTCGACGTGAAACTTGAACTTTACCAGCGTGTAGCATTGTGTCGGGATCTACCGCTATATCAGCTAAAAAAAGGCGATGTAGCGATGTTAGTCGATCGCGTACCTCACCCAAACGAAGGCGAAGATGGCTGCGTTCTAGAAATATTTAATGCTTTAGGAGAATCGATTTTAGTTGTGGCTGTCTCCCGTTCTGATGTGGAACTTCTGCGAGCTGATGAAGTGTTAGCAGTTCGCTCTTTAGTACAGGCGAGTTAACCGCTGTATCGCGGTTCAAAATGTTTTCAAATACAACAAATTTTCCTAGCATTTTAGCTTATGCTCGTAACATCCCCCCCACTTTTAAGTGAAGACCAAGCCTTATCTTTACTAGAAAAAGCAGTCAAACAATCGGAAGCCGAAGCAGTATTTGTCAGTCTCTCTACTGGCGAAGAATCTCTTTCGAGATTCTCGGAAAATCAAATCAGCCAAAATATTAGCAAAGCTGTATTTAGCCTGAGCATTACTAGCTATTTCGGCAAGAAAAGCGCCTCTGCATCTGTTACAGAATTTGATGAAGATGCGATCGCCTCCGCAGTCAAGCGATCGGAAGAATTGGCCAGAATTGCGCCGGCAGACCCCGAATGGATGCCGCTGCTGCCGCCTCAAACCTACGATTTGCGCTCGCCCGCCTTCGACGCAGCAACGGCAACTGTATCGCCTCTAGCGCGGGCCAAAATGGTGCAGCAAGGTGCGATTCGTTCAGTCGAAACCGAGAAATTGGGGGATGACTGGCTTCTACAGGGTAATCCATGAGGATTGAGTTCGCACTTTAATCCCTTGTAGATGACAACTTCATAACCTTGCAGGTGAGCGTTAGTATCCTAGAAAACGATAAGTCCTGCCCCTCAGACGTAGAGGTGAAAGCATATCTCCCACTGTAGAGACTAGCCATCAATCGGTGAAGCGGAGATAAAAGCGGAAAGAGCCACTAGCCTAAAAGTGGTATCCCGTGAGCAAGTTCCTACGGATAGCAAATGCGAAGTCACTGCCTGAATCACCGTTACGGCGAACCAGCGAAATAAGGCTTTATGCGCTGGTAGTCCCAAAAGGGCATTAGTACAGGGTGGTATGAGAATTTTGCCCGACATACCTACGTTACCCAAAAACTCGGTGAAGAGGTGACATCCTAACGGAACAGACCAATGGTTATGAGGAACGAAGTAACCCACCTGATTACTCTCGAAGAGGTCGAATACTTCGAGCAGTCAGCTAAGACGAAACATCTGGACTTCCAGGTAACAGGTGGTAGAGATTGAGTCAAAAGCCAACGCCTCACTGCAATGGTGAGGATATGCTAACGGACTTACGGTAATACGGATGGTATAGCTACAAGTAGCAATGAATATGTTATGAACACGGTAGAAAAACCGATGTATGAATGGAACGATATCAACTGGCGAAAGCTAGAGCGTAACGTTTTAAATTGCAAAAGCGGATATATCAAGCGTCTAATCGTGGTGATGTCAAGCTAGTACGCAGACTCCAGAAACTGTTGATAAGTTCTTGGGCAGCAAAAGCATTATCGGTTCGTCGGGTAACACAAGATAATCAAGGAAAGAAGACGGCAGGCGTGGACGGTGTTAAATCGCTGACCCCAAAGCAACGTCTCGCACTGATAGATAAAATATCATTGGGTTCAAAGGTTAAGCCAACACGCCGAGTTTGGATACCCAAACCAGGGACAGATGAGGAAAGACCGTTAGGCATACCGACAATGGAAGACCGAGCCTTGCAAGCGTTAGTCAAACTGGTGTTAGAACCAGAATGGGAAGCGCGATTTGAACCTAACTCATACGGGTTCAGACCAGGACGCTCGTGCCACGATGCAATAGGAGCAATATTCAGTGCGGTAAGTCAGAAATCAAAATATGTGCTGGATGCCGATATCAGTAAATGCTTCGACCGCATTAACCATGATGTACTTCTCTCAAAATTAAATACCTATCCTACCCTACGGAGACAAATCCGGGCTTGGTTAAAAGCTGGTGTTATGGATGGAAACAAGCTGTTCCCAACTGATGAAGGGACACCACAGGGCGGGGTGATTTCACCTCTACTTGCCAATGTCGCCTTACATGGGATTGAGGAATTGATTATGGGTTTAGCCCCAAAATTCGAGATGAGAGACTCTCGTGGTCATACTTATGGATTACGAGACAAAATCAAATCGATTTCACTGATACGATATGCGGACGATTTCGTAGTTCTCCATGAGGATGTAGAAGTTGTGAAGCTGTGTAAGGTTGAGATAGAGAAGTGGTTAAGTGACATTGGGTTAGAATTAAAGCCGAGTAAAACAAGATTAGCCCACACCCTGAATAAACTAGATGATGAAAAACCTGGATTTAACTTTCTAGGATTCAACATCAGGCAGTTTCCAGTAGGAAAACACAACTCAAGTAAGGGAACTAGAGGCACTTTATTGGGCTTTAAAACTATTATCAGCCCTAGCAAGGAAAGTCAGAAAAGGCACTACAGAAAAGTTGCGGAAGTAATAAATAAATCGCGTGGGTTAAACCAAGCGACTTTAATAAAAAATCTCAATCCTATCATTAGGGGTTGGTGTAACTACTTCTCAACAGTCGTCAGCAAGAAAATATTTGATAGGCTGTGGCACTTAGTGGTTTGGAAGCTTCTCAAATGGGGTCGCCATCGTCATAGGAACAAGGGCAGAGGATGGACACGCCTTAAATACTTCAAAACCGTAGAAGGCAATAACTGGGTGTTCGCAACCGGAGAGGGTAACAATCCTCTAAAGCTCATACAACATAGTTCCACTGAAATAAAGCGCTATGTAAAAGTAAAAGGGATGGCATCACCCTATGACGGTGACTGGATATATTGGAGTTCAAGAATGGGAGTACACCCAGAAATACCCGTAAGAGTAGCCAAACTACTCAAGCGACAAAAAGGGAAATGCGCTCACTGCGATAACTACTTCAAAGATGGAGATTCGATAGAGGTTGACCACATCGCCCCCAAATCGAAAGGTGGAAAGGAATCGTATGATAATTGGCAGCTACTCCATCGACATTGCCACGACACAAAGACTGCCAATGATGGCAGTCTTGGTAACAAATCTAGCTGCAAAAGTGCTAAACCTAAGCCACCAGTGGAACCAAGCCTTTGGGCTTGGGAAAACGATATGTTGGTAATGACGTACTGATGACAACAGCCGTTTTATTGAGGAGCGGAATGATGGGA of Oscillatoria nigro-viridis PCC 7112 contains these proteins:
- a CDS encoding aspartate aminotransferase family protein encodes the protein MTNMDAYWMPFTANRQFKANPRILVAAKDMHFTTDDNRSILDGTAGLWCVNAGHARETIAEAVKQQVLRLDYSPAFQMGHPGAFELAERLVKMIPGNFDRVFFTNSGSESVETALKIAIAYHRVKGEGTRQRLIGRERGYHGVGFGGISVGGIGTNRKFFGSLLAGVDHLPHTHSLEHNAFSRKQPEWGAHLADELERIVALHDASNIAAVIVEPVAGSTGVLIPPKGYLERLRAICDKYGILLIFDEVITGFGRLGSSFATEYFGVVPDIVTAAKGITNGTVPMGAVFVKEGIYDAFMNAPENAIELFHGYTYSGHPLACAAALATLDIYEEERLFERADKMAGYWEDAVHSLKGVRHVIDVRNLGLVAGIELESIAGKPGKRAFDCFLQCYEKGLLIRTTGDIIALSPPLIIEKEHIDRIVEILTGVLQEME
- the ltrA gene encoding group II intron reverse transcriptase/maturase, yielding MQKRIYQASNRGDVKLVRRLQKLLISSWAAKALSVRRVTQDNQGKKTAGVDGVKSLTPKQRLALIDKISLGSKVKPTRRVWIPKPGTDEERPLGIPTMEDRALQALVKLVLEPEWEARFEPNSYGFRPGRSCHDAIGAIFSAVSQKSKYVLDADISKCFDRINHDVLLSKLNTYPTLRRQIRAWLKAGVMDGNKLFPTDEGTPQGGVISPLLANVALHGIEELIMGLAPKFEMRDSRGHTYGLRDKIKSISLIRYADDFVVLHEDVEVVKLCKVEIEKWLSDIGLELKPSKTRLAHTLNKLDDEKPGFNFLGFNIRQFPVGKHNSSKGTRGTLLGFKTIISPSKESQKRHYRKVAEVINKSRGLNQATLIKNLNPIIRGWCNYFSTVVSKKIFDRLWHLVVWKLLKWGRHRHRNKGRGWTRLKYFKTVEGNNWVFATGEGNNPLKLIQHSSTEIKRYVKVKGMASPYDGDWIYWSSRMGVHPEIPVRVAKLLKRQKGKCAHCDNYFKDGDSIEVDHIAPKSKGGKESYDNWQLLHRHCHDTKTANDGSLGNKSSCKSAKPKPPVEPSLWAWENDMLVMTY
- a CDS encoding TldD/PmbA family protein, with the protein product MVLLTAKISANELANLAVDLIRKTGCEYGDVRFCSYRRQNLYARDRSLSQLSDNVSSGFGVRVLLDGAWGFAASHSKTPAEVARIVALAVEIAKGSRLTQKEPVRLVPVEKYVDTYITPIAIDPFSVPVAEKAELLLTINEKLLAHAAQGIKKADSFLQSSREDKVFASTEGSLIEQTIYRSYAGFDCTAIAGGDAQSRSYERPPLNIGYEHINPDDLLSQIERVAAEAIEKVAAPKLPAGICKSLILKPTNLFLTIHESVGHPTELDRVYGYESNFAGTSFATTDHLNKLQYAAPWVNFKCDRTQPGGRGTMGYDDEGVKSQEWYVVKDGILVDYLTDRETAYRLGRGSSNGSACADSWSSVPMVRIPNLGLEPGPDGGSHTATLAEMIADTEDGILIDGMGSYSIDQQRRNFQFGGDAFWKVEKGKVVGMLKDVTYQAMTTDFWNQIDAIGPASERVQCGTNMCGKGEPMQVAQMTHACVPVRVRDIQIGGNS
- a CDS encoding PmbA/TldA family metallopeptidase is translated as MLVTSPPLLSEDQALSLLEKAVKQSEAEAVFVSLSTGEESLSRFSENQISQNISKAVFSLSITSYFGKKSASASVTEFDEDAIASAVKRSEELARIAPADPEWMPLLPPQTYDLRSPAFDAATATVSPLARAKMVQQGAIRSVETEKLGDDWLLQGNP
- a CDS encoding DUF4926 domain-containing protein, with product MKLELYQRVALCRDLPLYQLKKGDVAMLVDRVPHPNEGEDGCVLEIFNALGESILVVAVSRSDVELLRADEVLAVRSLVQAS
- a CDS encoding DUF6883 domain-containing protein, with the protein product MKIPADAIIPEAKLTRYLLVPKAQDDKSKFLAQGGFSQDNPEALLAAIQFLIASAEAVEDGANEFGKFFRAEGELPGVNGRNLAVVTIWLQWQIDGSFHFITLKPKKESRRET